The following proteins are encoded in a genomic region of Methanoculleus bourgensis MS2:
- the hsdR gene encoding EcoAI/FtnUII family type I restriction enzme subunit R, protein MITEADTCRKYVLPKLYGAGWTDDQISEQKTFTDGQILVSGDRVRRGKPKRADYLLRIGKNYPIAVVEAKAAYKSAGDGMQQAKEYARMLGLRFAYATNGHEIIEYDDTTHLEQQVETFPSPTELWSRLKENEQIPSEVEEKLLEPFFNLPNKMPRYYQEIAINRTIKEIYRGGRRILLTLATGTGKTYIAFQIIWKLWNQRWNRDGGYRRPKILYLADRNILIDDPKDNLFAVFGDARWKIERRAVKSRDLYFATYQAIASDERRTGLYRSYARDFFDFIVVDECHRGSARDDSNWREILNYFAPAVQLGMTATPLRDDNRDTYAYFGNPVYTYSLRQGIQDGFLAPYKVHRVVTSVDATGWRPERGERDRRGNPIPDGIYETPDFERVVALRARTWAVARHLTEHLRKTNRFDKTIVFCVDQEHADEMRRALNNLNRDLVKDYPDYVARVVSDEGDIGRGFLEKFMDIEEETPVIVTTSKLLTTGVNVPTCKNVAIFRVIRSMTEFKQVIGRGTRIREDYGKLFFTILDYTGSATRLFADPEFDGEPIEITDEEIDGAEPAIPDNERPDVPTPPQRSVLADDREERTRKYYVDGGEVEISTELVYELDSSGNRLRTIEYTDYTREQVQGMYASFDDLRSQWSSAEERKAILDCLEERGISFAHLAKVTGQAEADPFDLLCHVAFNTPILTRRQRAEQVKRKRPDFFAQYSPIAQEILHEILDKYIEYGFEHLGDMQVLKVPPINEHGNVVEIATVFGGLQKLKQAVTELQNLVYA, encoded by the coding sequence ATGATCACCGAGGCCGATACCTGCCGCAAATACGTCTTACCAAAACTCTACGGTGCTGGCTGGACAGATGACCAGATCAGCGAGCAGAAGACGTTCACTGATGGTCAGATTCTGGTCTCCGGAGATCGAGTTCGACGGGGCAAGCCGAAACGGGCTGACTACCTTCTACGGATAGGGAAGAACTATCCAATTGCTGTTGTGGAGGCAAAGGCCGCGTACAAATCTGCTGGAGATGGCATGCAGCAGGCTAAGGAATATGCCCGGATGTTGGGGCTGCGGTTTGCGTATGCAACGAACGGCCATGAGATCATAGAATATGATGATACCACACATCTAGAACAACAGGTTGAGACATTTCCTTCACCGACCGAACTCTGGAGCCGCCTCAAAGAGAATGAGCAGATTCCCAGTGAGGTCGAAGAGAAACTCCTCGAACCGTTCTTCAACCTCCCGAATAAGATGCCCCGTTACTATCAGGAGATAGCGATCAACCGCACAATCAAGGAGATATACCGGGGCGGGAGGCGGATACTGCTCACGCTCGCTACTGGTACCGGTAAGACGTACATCGCATTCCAGATCATCTGGAAACTCTGGAATCAGCGCTGGAACCGGGATGGTGGGTATCGGCGCCCGAAGATCCTCTACCTCGCCGACCGGAACATTTTGATCGACGATCCAAAAGACAATCTCTTTGCCGTCTTCGGTGATGCCCGCTGGAAGATTGAACGCCGGGCGGTCAAGAGCAGAGACCTCTACTTTGCGACCTACCAGGCAATCGCCTCTGACGAGAGGCGAACCGGCCTGTACCGCAGTTACGCACGGGACTTCTTCGACTTTATCGTCGTGGATGAGTGTCACCGGGGTAGTGCCCGAGACGACTCTAACTGGCGGGAGATACTCAACTACTTCGCACCGGCGGTACAGCTCGGGATGACAGCGACCCCGCTCCGCGACGATAACCGCGACACCTACGCCTATTTCGGCAACCCGGTATACACCTACAGCCTCCGGCAGGGTATTCAAGATGGCTTCCTTGCTCCCTACAAGGTTCACCGGGTGGTCACCTCAGTCGATGCCACCGGCTGGCGGCCGGAGCGGGGAGAGCGTGATCGGCGTGGCAACCCGATCCCGGACGGCATTTATGAGACGCCCGACTTTGAGCGGGTTGTCGCACTTCGGGCTCGCACCTGGGCGGTCGCCCGGCACCTGACCGAGCACCTGCGCAAGACTAACCGATTCGATAAGACGATCGTCTTCTGTGTGGATCAGGAGCATGCCGACGAGATGCGACGGGCACTGAATAACCTGAATCGCGATCTCGTGAAAGATTATCCAGATTACGTCGCCCGGGTCGTCTCTGATGAGGGGGATATCGGCAGAGGGTTCCTTGAAAAATTTATGGACATCGAGGAGGAGACGCCGGTGATCGTCACCACCTCAAAACTCCTGACAACCGGTGTGAATGTGCCGACCTGCAAGAATGTCGCGATCTTCCGGGTGATCCGGTCGATGACGGAGTTCAAGCAGGTGATCGGGCGGGGAACCCGTATCCGCGAGGATTATGGTAAACTCTTCTTTACGATCCTTGATTACACAGGCAGTGCAACCCGGCTCTTCGCCGATCCGGAGTTTGATGGGGAGCCCATTGAGATAACTGATGAAGAGATCGACGGGGCGGAGCCTGCAATACCTGATAATGAGAGGCCGGATGTCCCCACACCTCCCCAGAGATCAGTGCTTGCCGATGATCGCGAGGAGCGGACCCGGAAGTACTACGTGGATGGCGGGGAGGTGGAGATCAGCACTGAACTGGTCTATGAACTCGATAGCAGTGGAAACCGTCTCAGGACGATCGAGTATACCGACTACACCCGCGAGCAGGTACAGGGCATGTATGCCTCTTTCGACGACCTGCGATCACAGTGGAGTTCTGCTGAAGAACGGAAAGCGATCCTCGACTGCCTGGAGGAGCGGGGCATTTCGTTTGCCCACCTCGCTAAGGTGACAGGGCAGGCAGAGGCCGACCCCTTCGACCTCCTCTGCCATGTGGCATTCAACACCCCGATCCTCACCCGCAGACAGCGCGCCGAGCAGGTGAAGCGGAAGCGGCCGGACTTTTTTGCGCAATATAGTCCCATCGCACAGGAGATATTACATGAAATCCTCGACAAATATATCGAATACGGGTTTGAGCATCTCGGAGACATGCAGGTGCTCAAGGTGCCGCCGATCAACGAGCACGGCAATGTGGTGGAGATCGCCACGGTCTTCGGCGGCCTTCAGAAATTAAAGCAGGCAGTGACCGAACTGCAGAATTTAGTCTACGCCTGA
- a CDS encoding transposase yields the protein MSMIPGVQDRPAIISADAAYDAREIRQYNRKRGIKTNIPVNKRSRKQPKRGRPIRFNLELYKKRSAVERFFSWIEAFKKIVPR from the coding sequence ATGTCCATGATTCCCGGCGTTCAGGATCGTCCTGCGATCATCTCCGCAGATGCAGCCTACGATGCCCGGGAGATTCGTCAATACAACCGGAAACGAGGGATCAAGACCAATATCCCGGTCAACAAGAGATCCCGGAAACAGCCAAAGCGGGGAAGACCAATCCGGTTCAATCTGGAACTCTACAAGAAGCGCAGTGCAGTAGAGCGGTTCTTCAGTTGGATTGAGGCGTTTAAGAAGATTGTTCCACGATAG
- a CDS encoding zincin-like metallopeptidase domain-containing protein, protein MTHWTGHASRLNRPGITEPIRFGSERYSREELTAEMGAVFLCAMTGIDVPDTENQAAYQRAGGSGISGTDRRPTCSWRLRMRKRPRTSSPGVVGRRLLFPAAWLGESLCSRWSSRTSSGFFSVSGILDALTRSLRDGCSLPAARIARSTGHARG, encoded by the coding sequence TTGACCCACTGGACCGGGCACGCCTCCCGGCTGAACCGGCCGGGGATCACCGAGCCGATCCGGTTCGGGAGTGAGCGGTACAGCCGGGAGGAGTTGACCGCCGAGATGGGCGCGGTGTTCCTCTGTGCCATGACCGGCATAGATGTGCCGGACACCGAGAACCAGGCAGCCTACCAACGTGCGGGTGGCTCAGGCATATCTGGAACGGATCGGCGGCCGACGTGTTCCTGGCGGCTGCGGATGCGCAAAAGGCCGCGGACTTCCTCACCGGGGGTGGTGGGGAGGCGTCTTCTTTTTCCGGCGGCGTGGTTGGGGGAGAGTCTTTGCTCCCGGTGGTCCAGTAGAACGTCGTCCGGGTTTTTTTCGGTGTCAGGGATCCTGGATGCCCTCACTCGCTCGCTTCGTGACGGCTGCTCCCTGCCAGCCGCTCGCATCGCCAGATCCACCGGGCATGCTCGCGGCTGA
- a CDS encoding EVE domain-containing protein, producing the protein MGDEVFPFRMKVRPIATFLEPLEFKPLIPDLKFITNKTMWSGHLRIAMREIPEEDYRLILKRAGESLPQLPSSTLSAQI; encoded by the coding sequence ATGGGCGACGAGGTCTTCCCCTTCCGCATGAAGGTCAGGCCGATCGCGACCTTCCTCGAACCCCTTGAGTTCAAGCCGCTGATCCCCGATCTCAAATTCATCACGAACAAGACGATGTGGAGCGGCCACCTCCGCATAGCTATGCGCGAGATCCCGGAGGAGGACTACCGGCTCATCCTCAAGCGGGCCGGAGAATCGTTGCCTCAACTACCTTCCTCGACGCTTTCCGCACAGATCTAA